Genomic window (Rhizobium brockwellii):
GCAATAGTCGTTATTTCCACGCCATGTTGCGATGCTGAAAACGTCGCTGAAACATCACCGCAGATACCCAAGGCTCTTTTAAAGTGAAAAAAGTGCAGCGCAGCTTTGCCGTCGAGTACAAATCAGGTCGGCGAAAACTCAACTCCAAACCGAGCTCGATCTGGGCAGACACGGATCTCAAGTCCGTTGCGCAAGATATGCAGGACGAGGCAATGCCATTTATGTCATTGTCTCCTCAGGCACGAAGCACCGCAATGCTTGTATCCGAAGAAGAACAGGCCGGGCCATTATTGACACTGCCGATCGAGCAAGAGACAAATGCATCGGCTTTACAGGAGACCATAATGGCCGACGAAAAAGATACGACAACCCATGCTGACACGCCGGCCGCAGCCGCGCCCGATGTTCCGAAGAAGGTGCGCAAACCTCGCGCCAAGAAGGTGGTGCCTGAAACCGCCTCAGCCGCCGCTTCTTTGCAACCGGCAGCGGCTTCGGGTGCCAAAGCTGGAAAGCAGACGAGAGGACGCAAAGCAAAGCCTGACGAAGGGACGACGAGTGCCAAGCGTGTACCTGTCAAACGTGCTCCGAAGGCTGTGTCGATAGCGGCTGCACCGTCGGTGGCGGCAGTTGATGAGATCGCGGATCTTCTGCAGCTCGAAGAGGAAAACCAGAGACTGCGCAAGCTGCTGGCGGAGAAGCTCCGCGCTGAAAATGCCGATCTGCGAAAGCGACTCAACCTCGGTTGATCGGCAGCAGACGGTCAAGCGCTGGCCGCATTCTCATGCTTATTGAAGTTTAGATTTTGGCGGCGGTTCGTTCTGCCGCCAACGTTTTTGCTCGCAGTTTGCATACGCAGTAGAATTCGAGGTCGAATAAAATGGCGTCTCCATGGAAACTTCTTGCTGGGCTGGTGTCACGGCGACGCCCGCAGAAGCAAGAGCAGGACTCGACCGATGATGTGAAGCCGGACGTATCAGCCATCGTCGAGCCGACTGAAACGGCAACCGACAACCGGTCGAAAGCCGCAGACCGCGCGGCCAACGAAAAGCCGGTCACTCACGAACAACACAAGGCGGTGTCGCATCATGCCGAAGAAGCGGTAAGCAGTGTTGATGACACGGCAGATGTCGAAAGCGCGACGCGTGAGAAAGCGGTTGATCCGGCCTTGTCCAATGAGGCCGACGTAGCCGGGCAGCCCTCACCAAAAGCATTGCCAGTAGGCGAAGGTCGAACGCGAAAGCGCAGCAGGCGGAGCAACAAAGCGAAAACGATTGCTGTCGTTCTTCCACCTTCTCCAGGCGCTACCGCCGTTTCTGACGACGCAGTCAGCCTGGATGGAGAAATCAGGCTGCTCCGGGATCAGCTGGCGACGAAGCTTAGGCTGCAAAACGCACAACTGAAGAGGATGCTGGATCGGTTCCAGCGCTGAAATTGCCATTTCGTTCGTACCCAATCGCGGCCATTGTGCCTTGGCTAGGAGCGGGTATGAGCTGCGTTGCTCGCGAACTGGATAAGGTCTGGTTGGCCTGCCGCCCGAATGAGAGAGAGCAAGCAGCGGGGCTTTCATACGGCTGTGCTCAATTCCGATTCCGCCTGCCTTTGCCGAAATAACTCTGCGGTCCCTTCGTCTCCACCATCAGCCCGGCTGACCGGTTGGCAGTGACGTGAAGTCACCCCCCGGTGAGGTTGCCCGACCACAGTCCCACGAACATTCCGCCATCTGGCGACAATTGCAAAGGCCACCTCGCGCTCTTCGACGGACATCGATGAGAGAGTTTGAAGCGACATACTTCCGGCTTTGCTTGCCTCGCCAAACAAGAGCGCGATCGATCGTTGCCAGCCGGCTGTTAAGCCCATTCTCGCGCCATGCCTCGATGTTCATCGCTCAGGATGACGATCTTGATTGGCGCGTGATGTTGTATCGCACTCGGTTCCATTGCGATGTGTGCGACGGAATACCGGCTCACGGATTTGCCCTGTCCGCCTCCGCTTAACCTTCCACTTGAATTGCGGCCATCGCGTCCTGCCCCGGCTTTTGGTCCTGCCAGGCTCGCGCCGCCCGCAACGGCCTTGCCGTCCTCCACTGCGTTTCGGCCCTGCGGGTGCAGGCAGCGCTTGCAGCCCGGCTTTCGGACCGCCGTAGCAGGTCGCGATGGCCGCGACCTCGAAACGGAGGTTCAAACATGAGCAGGCAACAAACCAATCAACGATCCGATATCTACAGCCGCATCACCACCAAGATCATCGCCGATCTCGAACAGGGTGTGCGGCCATGGACCAAACCCTGGACGACGGGACATGCGGGAAGTGAGGTCAGCCGGCCACTGCGCCACAACGGCCATCCCTACACCGGGATCAACGTCCTGCTCCTCTGGTCGCAAGCCATCGCCCGCGGCTTTGCCTCATCGAGGTGGATGACGTTTCGCCAGGCAATCGAACTCGGCGGCGCCGTTCGCAAGGGCGAAACCGGCACAACCGTCGTCTTCGCCAGTTCGTTCGTCCGCACCGAGACGACCGAGACGGGCACCGAGATCGAACAGGATATTCCATTCCTCAAAGCCTACACGGTGTTCAACACCGATCAGATCGCCGGTCTTAACGGGCGCTTTGACGACATCGCACCTCACCAGGATCCGATGAGCCGCATCGGCAATGCCGGCCGCTTCTTTGCCAATACCGGGGCGCTGATCCGCCACGGAGGATCGGCTGCCTATTATGCCACTCACCGTGATTACATCCAGATGCCATGCCTGGATGCCTTCCGGGACGATGCCGCCTATGTCGCCGTCCTCAGCCACGAGATCACGCACTGGACCGCCGCACCGCGACGGCTGGATCGCGATCTCAGCCGCTACGCGAAAGACCGGAGCGAACGCGCCCGCGAAGAGCTCATTGCCGAACTCGGCAGCTCATTTCTCTGCGCCGATCTTGGCATCGTCCCCGAGCTCGAACCGCGCCCCGACCACGCAAGCTATCTCGATGGCTGGCTGAAGGTTCTCCGCCACGACAAGCGCGCCATCTTCTCGGCTGCGGCACATGCGCAGCGCGCCGTCGACTACCTGCATTCCTTGCAGCCGGAGCTCGACGAGGAGGAGGCGGCGTGAGCCGCCTCTTCCTCAACTGATGAAATGCTCGCATGATCAGGCCGCCTCCCGGGCCTTCCCAGGCCATACGTCTTCAAAGCTGCCGGCTATGAGGTTGAATAAATGGACACGCTTTAGCCCGCAAATCGCTCTCGGGCTTGTTAACTGCATGAATCGATCTTCTTGAATGCGGTCGCGATAGCTGCCGTTGCGCGGGCCATGGAATTTTTTTTGGAATGATGTCGGCTGCTGGATGGCTCATCCGTCTTTCAATCATGACGACGCTAAATCCTCACACCGAATTACGAAAGGGACTGAAATGGCCAAGAACACGATCTGCCTTTGGTTTGACAAAGATGCCGAGGAAGCCGCAAAATTTTATGCCCAGACCTTCCCTGACAGCGCCGTCGGAGCGATTATCCGTGCACCCGGCGATTATCCGGATGGAAAAGTCGGCAACGTCTTGGTTGTCGAATTTACTGTTGCCGGTGTTTCGTGCGTGGGATTGAACGGCGGTCCAACCTTCAAACACAATGAAGCTTTCTCATTCCAGATTTCGACCGAAAACCAGGAGGAAACCGACCGATACTGGAACGCCATCGTTGGAAATGGCGGACAGGAAAGCGAGTGCGGGTGGTGCAAGGACCGTTGGGGAATTTCGTGGCAGATCACGCCGCGCGTTTTGATGGATGCGATGCGAGCTGGCGGTATTGAAGCAAAGAGAGCTTTCGACGCGATGATGAAGATGCAGAAGATCGACGTCGGGGTGATTGAAGCGGCCGTTCGAGGATAGCGTCGCCGGCGGACGAGGATGGTGCCTCAAAGCGGCGATTGGGGATGCCGAATTCAGTCTATTCGAAACGGAGCTCTCTGCTCGGCTGGACTATACGTTTCGCCGCCAATTGCCAGGCGTTGCGCCAACGACACTGGAGAAAACCCTTGTGAAATGACTTTGATCGGCGAAGCCGCAGGCGATGGCGACTTCGGCGAGCGGAGCATTTGAAGTGCGCAGCAGGGTGCGGGCGCGATCTATTCGTTGGCTGACAAGCCATTGATACGGTGTCATGCCCGTCGTCTCGCGAAAGGCGCGAATGAAATAGCCGCGAGACAGATTGCAGGCCTGCGCCACTTGCTCGATCGAGATGTCCCCTTCAAGGTTTTCGAGAAGCAGACTTTTCGCCAAATGCTCGTGCATGCGCGACAGGCTTCGTGATCTGTTGGGGGTTGCAACGGACCGGCCGCCATAGCGTTGAACCAGATAGGTCCCGATGGCAGTAGTCATCTGGTCGATGAACAGCGCGCTGGCTTCCTCCGGTTTTTCGAGTGCCGGGATCAGCGCCCGAGCGAGGTTGGCAAGCACGATGTCTTTCGAGGCGGTTTCGGCCGCGAGCGAGGTGATGCCGGACAGTTCAGCACCATCTGCGATCCTGATGAGAGCCGCAGGCGAGATTTCGAACAGGAGAAAATCGAAAGAACCGCTGAGATCCGCTTTGTAGGCCTCGGCCAGATCGCGAATGTAGATCGAGTTCTCCGCAAAGTCGTGGGTCGTCACATGATGTTGGTGTTGGATTTGCCGCGTGTGACCGCCGATCGAAGAGACACCGACAACGAACCCGCGGTCGCTTGCCGATGTCATGACCTGATCGAGCCGCACGACGCTCGTTCCCTTGCGAAAGACCGCAATATCGGAACCTGCCAGCGCCTGGTCGATCGACAACTGTTTTAGAGCACATCCGAAAGTGTCGGTTGCCGTTGCGCCGAGTGATTTCACGTGACTGCCGGAAATAGGAACCAAGACGCTAAGCTTTCGTTTTTTGAAGACCAATCTCGCGGCTCAGCCCTTCAGCGCAGCCTTCTGCAAAATCGCAGAATCTCGTCGACGAGAATGCTTTTGTTCAAGATAGATGCTTCGAAGATGTATAGGAACTCTCAAATCGTGGCATCACGACGGTTGGGCTATACCGTTCCCAGCCCGGAGGATCGAGACACATTTGAGTGAAGCGTTGGCGGTCGGCGACAGGATTGCAGCATGTTTTGGCATCGATGCGGCGAGGGCCTTGGTCATCAGGCCTCTTCGCGAGGCGAAGCTTTCTGTCGTTCATCTTGACCACGTTTATGGAGATGCGCATCCTGTCTTCCTTCCGGCCGATGATGCCTTCCTGGTGATGCTTTATCTCGTCGATGTCGATCATCGCGACATTTGTCCGGACCAGACCGTCGCAGCTTTGAAGACCTATCCCAAAGGTTCTGTCTGTCTCATCAGTCTGAGGTATGGCGCCGCGATCTCGATTGGCGGTCATTTCGAGGCGCTTGCCTTTCATATCCCGAGCTCGCACTTTGCCGAGCTCGCCGAGGAGGCAGGCGAACCGCGCGTCGATGACCTCGCCACCTGCCGAGGGATAGACGATCAAGTGATCCGCAATATTGGTGGGGCACTGATGCCGATGTTCGACATGCCGGACGAAGTCAGGGATCAACTGCTTCCCCATATAGGGCTGGCGTTAAACGCGCATCTCGCCCATCGTTACGGACGCTCACCGGCACAGCGACTGTCGGCCAGCGGTCGGCTGTCTCCCATGCAGGAGAAGCGCATCAAGACGTACGTGGTCGCAAATCTGTCGGCCAACATCACCGTCGATCAGATCGCCGAAGCGACCGGTTTTTCAGTGGATGAGCTCCGTTCAGGCTTCTTGAATACAACCGGGCAGTCCGTTGTCGAATGGATGTCGGCGTACCGGATGACCAGGGCTAAATCACAGCTGAGCAGGACCGGTGATACCATCGCCCAGGTGGCCGCGACGTGCGGTTTTGCTGATGAGGACGCATTCATCGACACCTTCTCCCCGACTGTGGGAATGGCTCCGGCGGAGTGGCGCTCACGCAACCGCCACTAGGCGAGTTGAAGCTGGCGCGGCGCTGCACCGCGATTTTTTCCCTCGACCCCGGTTTCAAGGAAAAGCGCCGATAACGTCATGGTGAAGACAGCTTTAGACGCGATGTGCGCGGTCCGGATGCGGCACTGAAGCCGCACCCGGACTGACATCAGGCTTCGATGAACGCCAGCAGATCGGCGTTCAGGACGTCGGCATGGGTGGTCAGCATGCCGTGCGGATAGCCCGTGTAGACTTTCAAGGTGCCGTTCTGCACCAGTTTTGCAGATAGCCGGCCGGCATTGTCGATCGGCACGACTTGATCGTCGTCGCCATGCATGACGAGGGTCGGAACGGTGATCGCCTTCAGGTCTTCCGTCTGGTCGGTTTCGGAGAAGGCCTTGATTCCATCGTAATGGGCCTTGGCGCTGCCCATCATGCCCTGCCGCCACCAATTCTGGATGACGCCCGGGTAGACCTTCGCGTCGGCCCGGTTGAAGCCATAGAACGGACCGGTGGGGAAGTCGATGAACAGCTGCGCGCGGTTTTCGGTGACGCCCTTGCGAATGCCGTCGAACACTTCCAGTGGAACGCCACCTGGATTTGTCTCGGTCTTCAGCATCAGCGGCGGTACGGCGGAAACCAGAACCGCCTTGACGACGCGCCCGGCCGGCTGGCCGTATTTTGCGACGTAGCGGGCGACTTCTCCCCCGCCGGTCGAATGGCCGATATGAACGGCATTCTTCAGATCGAGCGCCTCGACGACAGCGAAGGCGTCGGCGGCATAGTGGTCCATGTCGTGTCCGTCGGAAACCTGTGCCGAACGGCCGTGACCCCGACGGTCATGTGCGACGACGCGGTAACCCTTCGACAGGAAGAACAGCATCTGCGCGTCCCAGTCGTCCGACGAAAGCGGCCAGCCATGGTGGAAGACGATCGGCTGGGCATCCTTCCGCCCCCAATCCTTATAAAAGATCTCGACGCCGTCCGTGGTGGTGATGTAGCCCATTCGCTTGTCTCCTTGATTGAGGTGGGGTGGAAAACGTTGGCCGCCGATCGCGGGTGAGCAGCTATTTTGCGTCGCCTTCCGGCGTCTCGATCTCCGCGATCAGCGCCAGGAGACCGAGCAGCGGCGGGATCGCAAGGCACCAGATGCCAAGCCACATGAAGGCCGCGGCCGCGACACCGCAGCCGCTGGCGAATGCGCAGACGCTCGTCAGCATCTTGATCATCCGCTTCTTGGCGGCACTTTTCGCTTCCAGGCTTTCCCCGCGAATGACATCAGCCAAATCGATCATGATCTGGGTGGTGTTGCCGGTCATCATCGTCGTCGGTGGTGCCTTCGCCAGATGGATTTTATGCGCGGCGTTCTGGATCGCCATCGCTGCCACGAGCACCATTCCCGTCAGGATCGCCGGCCATCCGTCCCCCTTCGGGAAAGGACCAAATGAAACCGCAAGGGCCGCTGCAACGATAAGCAAGAGCAGCTTCACCCTCATCATCGTGCTTAAAACCGGGTATTTGCGCCTGGCGAGCCAAAAGCTCGCCAGTCTGGTTACAAGAATGACAGCGCAGAAGACCGGCAGAGCAAGAAGCTTGGCGATAATCCCGGACGTGCCGAGCACAACGGCCGCGCCGAATGTCACGAAATTCCCTGTGACATGCGCCGTGAACAGCCCCTGAAGCGCCAGAAAGCCTGCTGTGTCGACGTATCCGGCGTCGAAGCTCAAGACCGTTGCAAGAGAGATTTTTTTCATACGTGCTTTTCCTTTGCCGTCTCGCCGCGGGAGAATCTCGGCTTGGCGCCGAGATAGCTTTTATTCTGGCCGCCGGCCTGGCGGATCGTTTCGCCGACGTCGTAACAAATGGTCTCGATGGCACCCGTCAGGCTGGCATTGAAGGCGTTGTCCACGCACACCTGGATAATAGCGCCCCTCGATGTGCCGCCGCGCGCCACGTTGCCTGAAACGGCGATGCTCGGTTGGACGTCGACGGCATCCTTGGTCGTCCGCCGTCACACCAGGCCGAGCGGCCGGTCATTCCGAGACAAGCGGTGCGTGGATCTCGGCGATGTATCCGCCGGGGAACTGAACGATGGCTGCCTGACGCTTGTCCGACTCATAAGGCTGGACGAGCACGGTCGCGCCGGAAGCGGTGGCCTTCGCGAGGGTTGCATCGAGATCCTTCACCGCGTAACCGGTGGTCTCATAGCCAAAAGGGTAGGGAAGATGGCCATCGGTCACGAGGACCGACATGTTGCCGAAGTCCGATGTGATCCGGACGCGCCGGTAGGTGTCACTCTGGCGACCGATCTCGACGCCAGGTGCCCTTCTGTCGTCGGAGACGATCTTGCCCTTCGAGAAGGTCAGGAAATCATTAATGAAGGCGCCGACGGAATCCTTTGAAACATATATCCTGTTTTCGGGGACCGTATCGAACTTGGGATAGTCCGGCGCCTTGGTGTGCCAGTAGAGCTGCATGTTGACGCCGCCCGGCCATTGGATGACGGCATCGCGGCCGATCGGATCAGGGAAGGCTTCGACAATGACCGAGGCCCCGGCATTTCGAGCATCCCGGATCGCCTGGTCCAAGTCCGTCACAAGATATCCTGTCCGTTCCTTGCCGAAGGGATGGGGGATCGGCGTCTTGAAGCCGAACAGCGAGACTGTGCCTGCGGGCGTTTGGATCAGTTGAGAAGTCGTGCTGCTCGGTGTCGGCGTCACCGTGGCGACGATCTGCTTGGTCGATGCACCGCCGAACGTGGCGACGAAACTCGCCGCGAAGGCATCGACGTCGGTTACCGGAACATAGACATGAGTGGTGTCGTATTGCGCGCCAACCGCCACGTTCTTGCCGGCAGCCCCTGCGGCTGTAGCAAAAGAGGCCATGATCGTAGCGACGGCAACGGCAACGGCGAATTTCAATCCAGCTGATGGAAAGGTCATGGATACATCCTCATGGTTAGGTCGGTTCCGGCGGGCATCTGTCAGTGAAGGGATAGTGGCTCAGGCGTTAGAATTGAACAATTACAATAATTCTGCCGATTGAATTGCCGATTTTGCAATAATGGGGACACGGAAGTCTGGTCGGACAGATAGTTTTGATGGCTGGTTATCGGCGATTTTGCGCGCCATTTCCTGGAGGTCGAGTTCATGCTTGAGCTGTCGCATGACGGCCTCGTGGATCTCGCCAGCTCGGTGCGTCCTCAAGATCTCAGCCCGACCGGCTTTGTTGGCCGCAAGGACGGCTGAGAAATGGAGGGATTTGACGTCATCATGGCAGGCATCGGACGATGCGCTCTATTTTCCTCTCGCGCGTCTGCGCAGGTCGACAAGAGCAACGAAGACGAAGGCACCGCTAAGACCGACGTGCTCGAAGAAGCCGTTCATGGCTGCCGAATGCTCGAATCCGGCCGGGATCTCCCAGAACCGCAGGGCAAGGATTGTCGCCATCAAGGTGAATATCGCCAAGGCAAGAGCCCCCAGCCAGCGCAAACGCCCCGAAAGGATGAGGGCGGACATGGCGAGTTCGAAGATCGGCACGCCGACTGCAAAAAGTGGCGCCGGAGCCAGCCCGAAATGGTTCATCTCGGCGACTGCCCCCTGGAAGTCGAAAACCTTCGTCAGCGGACCCTGGATGTAGGCGGAGCAGAGCGCGAGCAATGCCAGGAATTCGGCGACGGAAGCCTTGCCGGCGAAGCTGCCGGTTTCTTGAGCATGTATGGTCGTCATAGGAGTATCCTCAAAACACCTGTGATCGGGCCGACGTCGAAGCGATCATCGGGAGCTTGAATGCCTTCGCTGCCCTTGCCAGTGCGACCATGGCGCTGAGAAGGAACTGACGATCCGTCGATCCGACGCCAAAAGGCGAGACCGTCGTGTTGATCGATCATCTGAACGGCTGGCTGAGCCGGTTCAAGGAGTGGAATAGCGGACATGATTTCTCCGGGCTGAGGCCATTTCGCCTGGCCTCGAGGTTCGTCGGGAAGCCCCTCTACAGATCGTGCCGCAAAGGGAGCTTGTATCGGTAGACCGCGTTCTCACACGGCCCAGCAGGAGCAGCCAAGGGCGCCAAAGAAGCCCTTCAGGTCGGCGATCGGCAGCTTCGATGTCCAGGCACCGGCATGATCGTGGCCATGGACACCGCAATCGCTGGCGCAGCCGCAGGAGGCGATCGCCGTACGGCGCAGCGAGTGTCTGCCTGCACCATCGGGCTCGCCCCAGGCCGCATAACCGCCGAACTTGCGAACTGGTGACCAGTCCGGCATGGCGGGCGGGATATCGCTCTGATCCAGGGCGGCAAAAGTGCCGGCACCGTAGACGATCTTGCCGCCCACCATGGTGAGTTCCGACGTCAGGAACGAAATCTCGTCCTCGGCGCAGGCGAAGAAGTCCTTGTCCG
Coding sequences:
- a CDS encoding transcriptional regulator is translated as MKKVQRSFAVEYKSGRRKLNSKPSSIWADTDLKSVAQDMQDEAMPFMSLSPQARSTAMLVSEEEQAGPLLTLPIEQETNASALQETIMADEKDTTTHADTPAAAAPDVPKKVRKPRAKKVVPETASAAASLQPAAASGAKAGKQTRGRKAKPDEGTTSAKRVPVKRAPKAVSIAAAPSVAAVDEIADLLQLEEENQRLRKLLAEKLRAENADLRKRLNLG
- a CDS encoding ArdC family protein, giving the protein MSRQQTNQRSDIYSRITTKIIADLEQGVRPWTKPWTTGHAGSEVSRPLRHNGHPYTGINVLLLWSQAIARGFASSRWMTFRQAIELGGAVRKGETGTTVVFASSFVRTETTETGTEIEQDIPFLKAYTVFNTDQIAGLNGRFDDIAPHQDPMSRIGNAGRFFANTGALIRHGGSAAYYATHRDYIQMPCLDAFRDDAAYVAVLSHEITHWTAAPRRLDRDLSRYAKDRSERAREELIAELGSSFLCADLGIVPELEPRPDHASYLDGWLKVLRHDKRAIFSAAAHAQRAVDYLHSLQPELDEEEAA
- a CDS encoding VOC family protein, giving the protein MAKNTICLWFDKDAEEAAKFYAQTFPDSAVGAIIRAPGDYPDGKVGNVLVVEFTVAGVSCVGLNGGPTFKHNEAFSFQISTENQEETDRYWNAIVGNGGQESECGWCKDRWGISWQITPRVLMDAMRAGGIEAKRAFDAMMKMQKIDVGVIEAAVRG
- a CDS encoding helix-turn-helix domain-containing protein; translation: MSIDQALAGSDIAVFRKGTSVVRLDQVMTSASDRGFVVGVSSIGGHTRQIQHQHHVTTHDFAENSIYIRDLAEAYKADLSGSFDFLLFEISPAALIRIADGAELSGITSLAAETASKDIVLANLARALIPALEKPEEASALFIDQMTTAIGTYLVQRYGGRSVATPNRSRSLSRMHEHLAKSLLLENLEGDISIEQVAQACNLSRGYFIRAFRETTGMTPYQWLVSQRIDRARTLLRTSNAPLAEVAIACGFADQSHFTRVFSSVVGATPGNWRRNV
- a CDS encoding helix-turn-helix transcriptional regulator is translated as MAVGDRIAACFGIDAARALVIRPLREAKLSVVHLDHVYGDAHPVFLPADDAFLVMLYLVDVDHRDICPDQTVAALKTYPKGSVCLISLRYGAAISIGGHFEALAFHIPSSHFAELAEEAGEPRVDDLATCRGIDDQVIRNIGGALMPMFDMPDEVRDQLLPHIGLALNAHLAHRYGRSPAQRLSASGRLSPMQEKRIKTYVVANLSANITVDQIAEATGFSVDELRSGFLNTTGQSVVEWMSAYRMTRAKSQLSRTGDTIAQVAATCGFADEDAFIDTFSPTVGMAPAEWRSRNRH
- a CDS encoding alpha/beta fold hydrolase, with amino-acid sequence MGYITTTDGVEIFYKDWGRKDAQPIVFHHGWPLSSDDWDAQMLFFLSKGYRVVAHDRRGHGRSAQVSDGHDMDHYAADAFAVVEALDLKNAVHIGHSTGGGEVARYVAKYGQPAGRVVKAVLVSAVPPLMLKTETNPGGVPLEVFDGIRKGVTENRAQLFIDFPTGPFYGFNRADAKVYPGVIQNWWRQGMMGSAKAHYDGIKAFSETDQTEDLKAITVPTLVMHGDDDQVVPIDNAGRLSAKLVQNGTLKVYTGYPHGMLTTHADVLNADLLAFIEA
- a CDS encoding YoaK family protein, which encodes MKKISLATVLSFDAGYVDTAGFLALQGLFTAHVTGNFVTFGAAVVLGTSGIIAKLLALPVFCAVILVTRLASFWLARRKYPVLSTMMRVKLLLLIVAAALAVSFGPFPKGDGWPAILTGMVLVAAMAIQNAAHKIHLAKAPPTTMMTGNTTQIMIDLADVIRGESLEAKSAAKKRMIKMLTSVCAFASGCGVAAAAFMWLGIWCLAIPPLLGLLALIAEIETPEGDAK
- a CDS encoding DoxX family protein; the protein is MTTIHAQETGSFAGKASVAEFLALLALCSAYIQGPLTKVFDFQGAVAEMNHFGLAPAPLFAVGVPIFELAMSALILSGRLRWLGALALAIFTLMATILALRFWEIPAGFEHSAAMNGFFEHVGLSGAFVFVALVDLRRRARGK